The following proteins come from a genomic window of Streptomyces sp. NBC_00539:
- a CDS encoding Tat pathway signal sequence domain protein has translation MALVCAAGLAFGVAHRYATRSRPAPQTQAAPSQTVSLSYGEPVDPPTADLAFAFTVRVRSGSARPVSIDRITQPSRALSVVIRPALPLVVAEGELRELVIGIRVDDCVHVARNSGLPFLEVTLSNGILKEDHSYIPGDRYARDLSVALTRACPEDRDVGTPTPS, from the coding sequence GTGGCCCTGGTCTGCGCCGCGGGACTGGCCTTCGGGGTCGCCCACCGGTACGCCACACGCTCCCGGCCCGCGCCGCAGACGCAGGCGGCACCTTCCCAGACCGTCTCCCTCTCCTACGGCGAACCGGTCGATCCACCCACGGCGGACCTCGCGTTCGCCTTCACTGTGCGTGTGCGCAGCGGGTCCGCCCGGCCCGTCTCGATCGACCGGATCACCCAGCCGTCGCGGGCACTGAGCGTAGTGATCCGGCCGGCGCTGCCCCTCGTGGTGGCCGAGGGGGAGCTGCGGGAGCTCGTGATCGGGATTCGGGTCGACGACTGCGTGCATGTAGCACGGAATTCCGGGCTCCCTTTTCTGGAAGTAACCCTCAGTAATGGAATCCTGAAAGAGGACCACAGTTACATCCCCGGTGACCGTTATGCACGGGATCTTTCCGTCGCTCTGACCAGGGCCTGTCCCGAAGATCGAGACGTCGGCACCCCGACGCCGTCATGA
- a CDS encoding PaaI family thioesterase yields the protein MGEQHAVKFPQEVLDEYAALGVDLPALFSAGDLGERMDIRILEASADRVVGTMPVKGNTQPYGLLHGGASAVLAETLGSVGAMMHGGINKIAVGVDLNCTHHRGARSGLVTGVATPVHKGRSTATFEIVITDDQDKRVCTARLTCLLRDTNS from the coding sequence ATGGGCGAGCAGCACGCAGTGAAGTTCCCGCAGGAGGTCCTCGACGAGTACGCGGCCCTGGGCGTCGACCTGCCCGCCCTGTTCTCGGCGGGCGACCTCGGCGAGCGCATGGACATCCGCATCCTGGAGGCCTCGGCCGACCGCGTGGTGGGCACCATGCCCGTCAAGGGCAACACCCAGCCCTACGGACTCCTGCACGGCGGCGCCTCCGCCGTCCTCGCCGAAACCCTCGGCTCGGTCGGCGCGATGATGCACGGCGGCATCAACAAGATCGCCGTCGGCGTCGACCTGAACTGCACCCACCACCGCGGCGCCCGCTCCGGCCTGGTCACCGGCGTCGCCACCCCCGTCCACAAGGGCCGCTCCACCGCCACCTTCGAGATCGTCATCACCGACGACCAGGACAAGCGCGTCTGCACGGCCCGCCTCACCTGTCTCCTGCGCGACACGAACTCGTAA